The proteins below are encoded in one region of Microvirga ossetica:
- a CDS encoding ABC transporter ATP-binding protein → MIMEKSTSAAEAHPRPGQPLLEISNLQVSVPDAPNVEPIIDGISLRINAGEVVALVGESGSGKSMTALSLMQLLPTGLKATAGTIMFDGEDILTMSQRQLNHLRGGRVAMLFQQPQAMLDPTSRIGTQVAEPMRIHRHVDRTTAKARVLELLGEVGIPDPRARVDCFSYELSGGMAQRVMIAAALSANPDLLIADEPTTALDVTVQAQILKLLDDERRKRKLAVLLITHDLSIVSALADRVAVMYSGRIVEEGPTQRILKSPQHPYTKALIQCSLLKADEEGNLFSIPGGAAQARDLHKGCRFLPRCGTAASGNLHERCTGLEPALDSYNDCCKARCWAVRPDGAHSDVHEERRP, encoded by the coding sequence GTGATTATGGAAAAGAGCACTTCGGCTGCCGAGGCCCATCCTCGTCCAGGCCAACCGTTGCTGGAGATCAGCAATCTTCAGGTGTCGGTGCCCGACGCTCCGAACGTCGAGCCGATCATCGACGGGATCAGCCTGCGCATCAACGCCGGAGAGGTCGTCGCGCTGGTGGGCGAGTCGGGGTCCGGCAAGAGCATGACCGCGCTTTCGCTGATGCAGCTCCTTCCCACAGGCCTCAAGGCGACCGCGGGCACGATCATGTTCGACGGTGAAGACATCCTCACGATGTCTCAGCGGCAGCTGAACCATCTCCGCGGCGGCCGGGTCGCGATGCTGTTTCAGCAGCCTCAGGCGATGCTCGATCCGACCTCCCGCATCGGAACGCAGGTCGCCGAGCCCATGCGGATCCATCGCCACGTGGACCGCACCACGGCCAAGGCGCGCGTTTTGGAGCTCCTGGGCGAGGTCGGCATCCCCGACCCCCGCGCCCGCGTGGATTGCTTCTCTTACGAGCTGTCAGGCGGCATGGCTCAGCGCGTCATGATCGCCGCCGCTCTGAGCGCCAATCCCGATCTTCTGATCGCGGATGAGCCGACGACCGCGCTCGACGTCACCGTTCAGGCTCAGATTCTCAAGCTCCTGGACGACGAGCGGCGCAAGCGTAAGCTGGCAGTCCTGCTCATCACCCACGATCTCTCGATCGTGTCCGCCTTGGCCGATCGGGTTGCGGTCATGTACTCGGGTCGGATCGTCGAGGAAGGGCCAACCCAGCGGATTTTGAAGTCTCCTCAGCATCCCTATACCAAGGCGTTGATTCAGTGCTCTCTCTTGAAGGCGGATGAGGAAGGCAATCTTTTCTCAATCCCAGGCGGCGCGGCCCAAGCACGCGACCTCCACAAGGGGTGCCGGTTCCTTCCCCGGTGCGGCACTGCCGCGTCAGGCAATCTTCACGAGCGGTGCACCGGTCTCGAGCCGGCACTCGATTCCTACAACGACTGCTGCAAGGCCCGATGCTGGGCCGTCAGACCCGATGGCGCCCATTCCGACGTCCACGAGGAACGCAGACCATGA
- a CDS encoding ABC transporter ATP-binding protein, whose protein sequence is MTLYDPIERNLSRDKGTDQSEPFVVVQDLVKHYPVPGFPRGRSVKSVDGVSFTINEGEILGLVGESGCGKSTIARVLMRLTPPTSGVARVDARNILAMKGEELRRMRRTMQLVFQDPFAALDPRMTIGESMEVPLAQHGIGHARERRDLVLRMLNDVGLDASFYGRYPKQCSGGQLQRVVIGRALLLKPWFLVCDEPTSALDASMRTQILNLLMDLKRRFSLTILMISHDLRVMRYMCDRIAVMYLGQIVEVAERDELFEHPRHPYTRALIASSMLEETGLKSSASLLKGEAPSPLNPPSGCRFHTRCIYARQACSENVQDLLQAGDSHSVRCQFWDHLDEVPQQSARLSDDRSKEPVVHAMSA, encoded by the coding sequence ATGACCTTGTATGATCCCATCGAGCGCAATCTCTCGCGAGACAAAGGGACCGACCAGAGCGAACCCTTCGTCGTGGTGCAGGATCTGGTTAAGCACTATCCGGTTCCCGGCTTTCCGAGAGGCCGCTCCGTCAAGTCCGTCGACGGCGTCTCCTTCACGATCAACGAGGGCGAAATTCTCGGCCTCGTCGGGGAGTCCGGCTGCGGCAAAAGCACGATCGCGCGGGTGCTCATGCGTCTGACCCCACCCACGAGCGGCGTCGCCAGGGTAGACGCCCGCAACATCCTCGCGATGAAAGGCGAAGAGTTGCGGCGCATGCGGCGCACCATGCAACTCGTGTTCCAGGATCCGTTTGCTGCCCTCGATCCTCGCATGACGATCGGCGAGAGCATGGAGGTTCCTCTGGCGCAGCACGGCATCGGTCACGCGCGGGAGCGCCGTGACCTCGTCCTACGGATGTTGAACGACGTAGGCTTGGATGCCTCGTTCTACGGCCGCTATCCGAAGCAGTGCTCCGGCGGCCAGTTGCAGCGTGTCGTGATCGGCCGCGCGCTTCTGCTCAAACCCTGGTTTCTCGTCTGTGACGAGCCCACGTCCGCGTTGGACGCTTCCATGCGCACTCAGATCCTGAACCTGCTCATGGACCTCAAGCGGCGCTTCTCGCTCACGATTCTCATGATCTCGCACGATCTTCGCGTGATGCGGTACATGTGTGACCGGATCGCCGTGATGTATCTCGGACAGATCGTCGAGGTCGCCGAGCGGGATGAACTGTTCGAGCACCCACGGCATCCCTACACGCGCGCGCTCATCGCTTCCTCGATGCTTGAGGAGACAGGACTGAAGTCATCCGCGAGCCTCCTGAAAGGCGAAGCGCCGAGCCCGCTCAATCCACCGTCTGGATGCCGATTCCATACCCGGTGCATCTATGCCCGGCAGGCCTGTTCGGAGAACGTACAGGATCTCCTCCAAGCGGGAGACAGCCACTCGGTGCGTTGCCAGTTCTGGGACCACTTGGACGAGGTTCCGCAGCAGTCGGCTCGATTGAGCGACGATAGGAGCAAGGAGCCTGTTGTACACGCGATGTCGGCATAA